tCAACGTTTGGATTATTGGAGTTATCGTGTCATTAGTTTAGGATTTACCTTTTTAACCATAGGCATTCTTTGTGGAGCAGTATGGGCTAATGAGGCATGGGGATCTTATTGGAATTgggaccccaaagaaacttgggcttttattacttggaccatattcgcgatttatttacatactagaactagaatacatattagaagtagaacaaatcaaagtttgcaaagtatgaattcggcacttgtggcttctataggatttcttataatttgggtatgttattttggaatcaatctattaggaataggtctacatagttatggttcattcacattaacatctacttgaataaactacacagataaataattgaataaactacataaagaatacataagaacatcatcccatatatatataaaaagcttcttgtttgtgcgagtttttgagaaccgtttgaatcattccttattcaaaacggttctcaaaaactcaaaatgcatctcattacaattctaattcactttattcttttgcattgtacagcgaacgattttaaaaatcttaaaatcaaagacaaaaattatatttccgtATTATTAATGAAAGACTATCGATGAAAGTAATTAGATAGGATAGCTTGCACCCTGTCAACTGATAGCGAGAGAACGAAATCCGGATAAATACCAATACCTATTACGGGTAGAAAGATACAGATTGAAACAAATAGTTCTCGTGGTCCAGAATCCGCAAAATTAGAGTTTGGAACATTGAAtagcttgtatccatagaacatctgacgtaacatagataataaataaataggagTTAATATCATTCCAATTGCCATTACAAAAGTAATTAGCATTTTTGGCATTAAAAGGTATTTTGGACTAGTAATTATTCCAAAAAATACTAATAATTCCGCAACAAAACCACTCATTCCTGGCAATGCAAGAGAAGCCATCGAAAAACTACTGAACATGGTAAATAGTTTTGGCATTGGGATCGATACCCCCCCCATTTCGTCGAGATAAACAAGACGTATTCTATCACAACTCGTTCCTGCCAAGAAAAAAAGCGCAGCaccaataaatccatgagagagtatttgtaaaatggcaccgttgagtcccattccggttatagaaccaattcctataattgtgaaacccatgtgagatacagaggaataggctattcttttttttaaattccgTTGACCGAGAGAGGTTGAAGCTGCATAGATTATTTGAATCGTTCCCACTATTACCAACCAGGGAGAAAATATAGAATGAGCGTGGGGTAATAATTCCATAttgatccgaataagtccatatgcgcCCATTTTTAATAAGATTCCAGCTAGAAGCATACATGTACTGTAATGTGCTTCTCCATGGGTATCTGGTAACCACGTATGTAGGGGTATAATCGGCGATTTGACAGCATAAGCAATAAGGAatccaaaatataatattatttccaatgccacaggatatgattgattagttaattttgaaaaatctaaTGTGGGTTCATTAGGGCCATATAAACCCATACCTAGAACTCCTATTAAGAGAAAAATGGAGCCCCCCGCAGTGTACAAAATAAACTTTGTGGCCGAGTAGAGACGTTTCTTTCCCCCCCACATGGATAAAAGTAAATAAACAGGAATTAATTCTAACTCCCACAGCATGAAAAAAAGTAAAAGGTCTCTAGAAGAAAATAATCCTATTTGACCGCTGTACATTGCTAACATGAGAAAATAGAACAATCGCGAATTTCGAGTAACTGGCCAAGCCGCTAAGGTAGCTAAAGTGGTGATAAATCCTGTCAGTAAAATAGGTCCTATGGAAAGCCCATCGATTCCCAGTCTCCAGTGAAAATCAAAAACATCTATCCATTTTAAATCTTCCTCCAATTGGGTTAATGGATCGTCCAATTGGAAAT
This region of Musa acuminata AAA Group cultivar baxijiao unplaced genomic scaffold, Cavendish_Baxijiao_AAA HiC_scaffold_915, whole genome shotgun sequence genomic DNA includes:
- the LOC135664960 gene encoding NAD(P)H-quinone oxidoreductase chain 4, chloroplastic, yielding MFRWYAICICSLELLLTTYVFCYHFQLDDPLTQLEEDLKWIDVFDFHWRLGIDGLSIGPILLTGFITTLATLAAWPVTRNSRLFYFLMLAMYSGQIGLFSSRDLLLFFMLWELELIPVYLLLSMWGGKKRLYSATKFILYTAGGSIFLLIGVLGMGLYGPNEPTLDFSKLTNQSYPVALEIILYFGFLIAYAVKSPIIPLHTWLPDTHGEAHYSTCMLLAGILLKMGAYGLIRINMELLPHAHSIFSPWLVIVGTIQIIYAASTSLGQRNLKKRIAYSSVSHMGFTIIGIGSITGMGLNGAILQILSHGFIGAALFFLAGTSCDRIRLVYLDEMGGVSIPMPKLFTMFSSFSMASLALPGMSGFVAELLVFFGIITSPKYLLMPKMLITFVMAIGMILTPIYLLSMLRQMFYGYKLFNVPNSNFADSGPRELFVSICIFLPVIGIGIYPDFVLSLSVDRVQAILSNYFHR